The Pelmatolapia mariae isolate MD_Pm_ZW linkage group LG2, Pm_UMD_F_2, whole genome shotgun sequence sequence TGCATGAAGGGTTATACCCCTTAAGCATTAACTCCCAGTGCACCTGAATACCTCTCTAGTTAGGTTTCCTAACACGGGGAATGTGCAAAAACCAGATGGGCTGTATCACTGCTTTTTATGCACTTTTATTTGACTTTGGTTGTGGATTTGACCTTTTCTATCACTCTTTGTTTGGCTAAAATGCTAAAACTACATGGTTAGATTAAGGAGAAAAACCCTGTTTACTGATGAAACACATTATTAATCAAGGGAAAGTCACAGTCAAGCCTCCACTGTCCCAATAAGCAAAGTTACAAACATGATCCTGCATATTTTACCTTCTCTTTTGGTCACATTTTGTCAGTTTTCATaacctcctttttttctttttctttaggcAACATCTTTGTGGTGAGTTTGTCTGTGGCAGACCTGGTGGTGGCGCTGTACCCCTACCCACTGGTCCTGACAGCCATCTTTCACAATGACTGGACTATGGGTGACCTGCACTGCCAGGTCAGCGGCTTCATCATGGGCCTCAGTGTTATTGGCTCCATTTTCAACATCACGGCTATCGCCATCAATCGCTACTGCTACATCTGCCACAGTCTCCACTACGATCGTCTGTACAGCCTGAGGAACACACTCTGCTACCTGGGTCTTACTTGGCTACTCACCGCCATCGCCACTATTCCCAACTTCTTCGTCGGCTCACTGCAGTACGACCCTCGCATCTACTCCTGCACCTTTGCTCAGACCGTTAGCTCGTACTATACTATCTCCGTGGTGATTATTCATTTTCTGATCCCTCTGCTGGTGGTGTCCTACTGCTACATGAGGATATGGGTGCTCGTCATTCAGGTGAAACACCGAGTTAAACCGGAGCAAAGGACCAAACTGAAACCTAGTGATGTGAGGAACTTCCTGACTATGTTTATGGTGTTTGTCTTGTTTGCCGTGTGCTGGGCCCCCCTGAACCTCATAGGCCTGGCTGTAGCCATAAATCCTCCGAAGGTTGCACCCAACATACCCGAGTGGCTTTTTGTCACAAGCTACTTTATGGCGTACTTCAACAGCTGCCTCAATGCCATCATATATGGACTGCTCAACCAAAATTTCCGCAAAGAGTACAAGACCATTCTCCTTGCTCTTTGCGTTCCTCGTTTGCTCCTCACGGAAACTTCAAGATGTGCCACAGAGGGACTGAAGAGCAAGCCTTCACCAGCCATAACAAACAATAATGTGGCGGAGATAGATGTATGAACTTTTACCGGGAACGTGGATGTGTCCTGTTATTCACCGAGTGCCTTTTCAGgatctgtttctttttcatgttgTAAAGATGCATTTGTGTTTGGCGAGGACACCGCTGCCATCATATTCCTTCCAGCTTGCTGGACACTTTGCACTCCTGTTGAGAACAAACACTGATTGTATAATTATAAGTATTTTGTGTTCAATAGTGAGTTTCAAGACAGATTAACAAACTGGGGGGGAATTTAGTgcaaaaagaacaaattacTGAGAACATTCAGATTGTAGATAGTGGCCAGCtgtgaaaattattttcttaaattCTCAAAATCTTTCACGCACACTTAAGGTCCGATACTCTTTGGGTGAGGGACCTACTTTTAAAGCCAAGTCCCAGCATGTGTATATCACGTGTACGAGAATGACTCACTGCCTATTTGCACAGAACAATTACGAGTATGTCAGCACCATGGTgataatgaaataaatgtattttctatGGCCACTGTGTCTTTGGGGTCTTAAATACAGTAATAATGATAGAAAAGCCTCAAGGTTTTGTTTTCGTTCAATAGAATCCTTAATCTAATTTTAGGTTTAAACAGAAGCTGTTTTATGGATCAATTACCAAAGACTTAATGCTCTTATTTGGATGGTAGTGACTCAAGAGTATTAAAACTGGGGCAGGTGCCAATTCGAAAACACATTTCAGTTTCAGTCTAACTCAAACCTcgtatttcttcttcagcctGAGTGAGCATCTCAGCCTCAGTTTCACTGGCTTATTAATTTACCGTGATGCTGTTTCACCCTTGGGTTCATCTTCTGAGCAATGACGGGACAAATTTTGGAAGCTTTTCTTCCGGTTATAATTGAAGAAACGAGGGGGGAAAGCAAGTATATCGCAATGggtttttatttgttaatgCAACAAAGCATGTCTTGTTGTTTGAAAAACATTCTCTCATAGCTTTTTGGCAGATCTTTGTCAAACGCGACTGTTTTTAACTATTTCTAACCATTGCATTCATATGCCTATCAGACTgggacatttaaagctctggGCATCGCCCTTTAGACCCTAAATGATTTAAAGATTGGGGAGATTGTGCAATGAGGAAGAACAAATGGTAAACAAAGCTAGGCTTCTTCTTTATAAAACGCCTGGGGGACCTGATAAGCATCAGGAAAGAGGAGATGTAGTTCCGTGATAGTGCAAGGGTGCCTGAGCACATGTCACCCCAGCCAAGATGAGCTCTGACAGCCTCCCAGCACAACTTCCACCCAGCAAACAAACTCTGAGCAGTTCACCTCACAGGGAGGCTCCGAGATGTCAATGTGACACATTTTTGATATGATGCACTGTTACTGGAATATTAAAGAGATTACACATTCCCGATGTGTAGCTCGGTATTTGTAAATATCACCGGCATGTTTCACATTTATCTACAGGTCGACTGTCCAGCTTTTGCATTCTGCTGTGCTTTGAGGCAGCTAACCTTGAATAGTTTTCCCGATGTCTGACTAATTTAAATCGTCAGTGGAGGATTACAGATGCAGAAATAGGAATCTGAATTCACGAGGGATGTTGGCTCAGCACTCAAGCTGTCTTACAGAGCCAGGCGGCGTCAACTCGCTCAGGAGCagcaaaatgacacaaaactGTTCAATTCTGCTTCTAACAAATCAGTGTGTGTGATGTGGAAGAAAAGAAGCAGCCCACATGGCAGCGCAAGGTCAGCCACAGATGAGTGACTAAAGGGGCTTGAGGGAAAATGACAGCATTCACTACGGCACCAAAGAGTCACAGACGGATGGCTTGGTCACCCTTCTTCCCTCTGCTTTCACCTTCTACTTTTCATTCTCTGCTTTTTCTGCTCTTTTGAACCTGTGCtgtttattttctcttcttgtcccCTAAGGCGTCTTATAATAGTGTCACATTTTGTTTGAAACAAAAAGTTAATAAAGAAAGATTGCTTAAAGAAGAAAGGTTGATCACTGCGTCACACTGATTAGCCAATTATGCATCATATCACTGTTAAAGAGCAAGGCAAATacccaagatttttttttaaatcaatttgcAGATTTTGCTCACTGTGACATAAACAAAGTGCATCACCAGGCAATCTCTGTCCATCAAAATGAGACACAGTTACAGGAGTGtgaaaaagtcttgagtcacccttcatttgttttcattttatgagaaaaatgtgaaacaggtacatggaaatacagtatataaggcaaaagcAGCGTTTATACAAttttaacaagcttgaaagtcagtatcTGGTATGAccgcctttattcttcaacaccgcctgaactctcttaggcaatcTCTCTTGTAATTTCTTGAAGTAGTGtccaggaatagttctccaggcttcttgaaggacattcaaagctcttctttgggtgTTGACTGacctttgttctgttctctgtcaggatgatccTACACTGCTTCattaatgttgaggtccaggctctggggaggccaatccatggcctcttgtcactgattttcagtccagttcttgtgtggcatgcctcagccttttctccctgccCCTCTTCCTGAAGACTGGCTTCTTGACAGACGCCTTTCCcttgagaccatttctgatgaggcttcagtgaacagtaggtggatcagctgaagggtcCTTTGCAGGATTTTTCGTATTTGtgaaggacatgactttcagatactgctcatctgctgaatgtagtttttttccccctgacaCTTCTTTcatcctccacttgtccagtttcctcaaatctTTTAAGCACACACTTCACACATGCTGAGACATGCCACagtttttggctaatagctctttgggaatcaccttgttggtgcaaaaatactgttttattACTGTCAAGCTGGGTTATCTTTGAGACTTTTCATAGATTCAAGTAAAGAAATTGAGACAAATGATGCATTCTTccaacaggctgctagtaacaaagatacaaaatttaatttattatacAAAATGAATTTTGCTCTTCTCTAAGATGTCAGTTGTGcacagacacaacactggtttatccagtgagttaggtgcctttgtaTGCTTGAATTTTTCATGGTCATtattaagtggcttaacaaaacaaaacaaaacaaaacaaaacaaaacaaaacaaaacaaaacaaaacaaaacaaaacaaaacaaaacaaaacaaaacaaaacaaaacaaaacaaaacaaaacaaaacaaaacaaaacaaaacaaaaaacaaaacaaaacaaaacaaaacaaaacaaaacaaaacaaaacaaaacaaaacaaaacaaaacacaaaacaaaacaaaacaaaacgagtgaaaaagcagccaatgtccaaacaaaaacagtgacagATCTACAGAAAGCCTGAACAACTATTCCTCAAGGACACATTAAAAAATTGCAATAAAGTATCGCATCGTGGAaccaaaaaatatgaaaaattcaGGGGTGAtgcaagacttttgcacaatattgtAGGTCCATACTTGGACATTGTTTGGACAACACACTGTTCCTCTTTTTGGCTCTGTACACAACTACGGTGGATTTCCAATCTATCAAGATTTGATTTTCAGAGACTCAAAACTAATTTGACAAACTAACATAATTTAAAATCTAAGGATGTTTTTTGATACTTGGATACTTGAAAAAAGTCTTTTCCAGTCAATGACTGTCTGGAGTCTGCCAGGCCTTTATGAAGCTGCCGTCAGTTGCGGCTGTTT is a genomic window containing:
- the LOC134639866 gene encoding melatonin receptor type 1B-like, with the protein product MDVEEKDVNGSSCLRNESDCGLSATSAGVSTALASVLIFTIVVDILGNVLVILSVYRNKKLRNPGNIFVVSLSVADLVVALYPYPLVLTAIFHNDWTMGDLHCQVSGFIMGLSVIGSIFNITAIAINRYCYICHSLHYDRLYSLRNTLCYLGLTWLLTAIATIPNFFVGSLQYDPRIYSCTFAQTVSSYYTISVVIIHFLIPLLVVSYCYMRIWVLVIQVKHRVKPEQRTKLKPSDVRNFLTMFMVFVLFAVCWAPLNLIGLAVAINPPKVAPNIPEWLFVTSYFMAYFNSCLNAIIYGLLNQNFRKEYKTILLALCVPRLLLTETSRCATEGLKSKPSPAITNNNVAEIDV